In Alistipes ihumii AP11, a genomic segment contains:
- a CDS encoding glycoside hydrolase family 2 protein, which translates to MNKKSLLAAAALLLGSSGSAQWQPAGDKIKTPWAEKVDPACPLNEYPRPLAERARWKNLNGLWNYSIVPAGTPAGAYDGQILVPFAVESSLSGVGKRLGAENELWYARTFVVPTDWSGDRILLHFGAVDWKADVWVNDVQVGSHTGGYTPFTFDITAALHRKGENTLKVRVWDPTERGEQPRGKQTSAPGGIWYTPVSGIWQTVWLEPVPQRYIAGLRTTPDIDRRTLRIEADVPDAEPNDRIEVTVMDGERTVATAVALPGVAAEAAMPADMKLWSPDSPFLYDLRVTLKSGKETVDEVKSYAAMRKFSTARDADGIVRLQLNNRDLFMFGPLDQGWWPDGLYTAPTDEALEYDVIKTKQWGFNMIRKHVKVEPARWYTHCDRHGIIVWQDMPSSTGGPQWQMEQYFDGAEWQRSPESEADFRKEWQEIMDYLYSNPCIGVWVPFNEAWGQFETAEIAQWTKTHDPTRLVNPASGGNHYPCGDMLDLHHYPDPEMYLYDAKRATVLGEYGGIGMAAEGHLWEPDRNWGYVQFKTPAEVTEAYLRYTGMLLDMIPRGFSAGVYTQTSDVEIEVNGLMTYDRKKIKIDETKVREINQAICRSLEHKDKTARKQ; encoded by the coding sequence ATGAATAAAAAATCGTTGCTTGCCGCAGCCGCACTGCTGCTGGGCTCGTCCGGCTCCGCCCAATGGCAGCCGGCCGGGGACAAGATCAAAACGCCATGGGCCGAAAAGGTCGACCCGGCCTGCCCGCTGAACGAATACCCGCGCCCTCTGGCGGAAAGAGCGCGATGGAAAAATCTGAACGGACTGTGGAATTACTCGATCGTCCCGGCCGGAACGCCTGCCGGAGCCTACGACGGCCAAATTCTCGTACCGTTCGCCGTCGAGTCGAGCCTGTCGGGCGTAGGCAAGCGGCTCGGAGCCGAAAACGAGCTGTGGTACGCCCGCACGTTCGTCGTCCCGACCGACTGGAGCGGCGACCGGATACTGCTCCACTTCGGCGCCGTAGACTGGAAAGCCGACGTCTGGGTCAACGACGTGCAGGTAGGCAGCCACACGGGCGGCTACACTCCGTTCACGTTCGACATAACGGCCGCGCTGCACAGGAAAGGGGAAAACACGCTGAAGGTCCGGGTCTGGGACCCGACCGAGCGGGGTGAGCAGCCGCGCGGCAAGCAGACGTCCGCCCCCGGCGGAATCTGGTACACGCCGGTCAGCGGGATCTGGCAGACGGTCTGGCTCGAACCGGTTCCGCAACGATACATCGCCGGGCTGCGGACGACGCCCGACATCGACCGCCGCACGCTGCGCATCGAAGCCGACGTGCCCGATGCGGAGCCGAACGACCGGATCGAAGTGACGGTCATGGACGGCGAGCGGACGGTCGCTACCGCCGTGGCCCTGCCGGGCGTGGCGGCCGAAGCGGCCATGCCGGCCGATATGAAACTGTGGAGTCCCGACTCGCCTTTCCTGTACGACCTGCGGGTAACGCTCAAATCCGGCAAGGAAACGGTCGACGAGGTGAAAAGCTACGCGGCCATGCGCAAATTTTCGACGGCCCGCGATGCGGACGGCATCGTCCGGCTGCAGCTCAATAACCGCGACCTGTTCATGTTCGGACCGCTCGATCAGGGCTGGTGGCCCGACGGACTTTACACGGCCCCGACGGACGAGGCGCTCGAATACGACGTAATCAAGACCAAGCAATGGGGATTCAACATGATCCGCAAGCACGTCAAAGTCGAGCCGGCCCGCTGGTACACACACTGCGACCGGCACGGAATCATCGTCTGGCAGGACATGCCCAGCAGCACGGGCGGACCGCAATGGCAGATGGAACAATATTTCGACGGAGCCGAATGGCAGCGGTCGCCGGAATCAGAAGCCGACTTCCGCAAGGAATGGCAGGAAATCATGGACTATCTCTACTCAAATCCGTGCATCGGCGTTTGGGTTCCGTTCAACGAGGCGTGGGGCCAGTTCGAAACCGCAGAGATCGCGCAATGGACCAAGACGCACGATCCGACCCGTCTGGTGAATCCGGCCAGCGGAGGCAATCACTACCCCTGCGGCGACATGCTCGACCTGCACCACTACCCGGACCCCGAAATGTATCTTTACGACGCGAAGCGCGCGACTGTGCTCGGCGAATACGGAGGAATCGGCATGGCGGCCGAGGGGCATCTGTGGGAACCGGACCGCAACTGGGGATACGTCCAGTTCAAGACACCGGCGGAAGTGACGGAAGCCTATCTCCGCTACACGGGCATGCTGCTCGACATGATCCCGCGCGGATTCTCGGCCGGCGTCTACACGCAGACGAGCGACGTGGAAATCGAAGTGAACGGACTGATGACCTACGACCGGAAAAAGATCAAGATCGACGAAACCAAAGTACGCGAGATCAACCAAGCGATCTGCCGCTCGCTGGAGCACAAAGATAAAACGGCACGAAAACAATAA
- the def gene encoding peptide deformylase, translated as MFLPIYIYGSPVLRNESVDITKDYPDLDRFLADLWETMYEADGVGLAAPQVGRNIRVFVVDASVNADEDPRLAGFRKTFINARIYERSGEEVLYGEGCLSLPRLNEDVSRPERIRIRYVDEHFVEHDEEYDGFAARVIQHEYDHLDGKLFVDRLSPLRKTLIKGKLAAMAKGKYKAAYKTKLVRK; from the coding sequence ATGTTTTTACCGATTTATATCTACGGGTCGCCGGTTCTGCGCAACGAGTCGGTCGACATTACGAAGGATTATCCCGATTTGGATCGCTTTCTGGCGGATTTGTGGGAGACGATGTACGAGGCCGACGGGGTGGGGCTCGCCGCTCCGCAGGTCGGCCGCAACATCCGCGTGTTCGTTGTCGACGCGTCGGTCAATGCCGACGAGGACCCGCGTCTGGCCGGGTTTCGCAAGACCTTCATCAATGCCCGGATTTACGAGCGTTCCGGCGAGGAGGTGCTCTACGGCGAGGGTTGCCTGAGCCTGCCCCGCTTGAACGAGGACGTGAGCCGGCCGGAAAGGATACGCATCCGCTATGTGGACGAGCATTTTGTCGAACACGACGAGGAGTACGACGGCTTCGCGGCCCGGGTGATTCAGCACGAGTACGATCACCTGGACGGCAAGCTGTTCGTCGATCGTCTCTCTCCGTTGCGCAAGACGCTGATCAAGGGCAAGCTGGCCGCCATGGCCAAAGGCAAGTACAAGGCTGCCTACAAGACGAAGCTGGTTCGCAAGTAG
- the ruvX gene encoding Holliday junction resolvase RuvX — protein sequence MGRILAIDYGAKRTGLAVTDPLRIIAGALDTVPTAALLDYVKRYVVAEGVDLIVVGMPRQMSGAPSASYSQIRPLVERLRKELPGVRVELFDERFTSVLAQRAIIEGGVPKSRRRHDKGLVDRVSATIILQGYMESAERFRADGPVSGKE from the coding sequence ATGGGGCGGATTCTGGCGATCGACTACGGGGCGAAGCGGACGGGACTGGCGGTGACCGACCCGTTGCGGATCATTGCCGGGGCGCTCGATACGGTGCCTACTGCCGCGCTGCTCGATTACGTGAAACGCTATGTGGTCGCCGAGGGCGTCGATCTGATCGTCGTGGGCATGCCCCGGCAGATGAGCGGGGCTCCGTCGGCGAGCTATTCGCAGATACGCCCGTTGGTCGAGCGTCTCCGGAAGGAGTTGCCCGGGGTGCGCGTCGAGCTGTTCGACGAGCGTTTCACCTCCGTGCTGGCCCAACGGGCCATTATCGAGGGCGGCGTGCCCAAGAGCCGCCGTCGCCATGACAAGGGCTTGGTCGACCGCGTCAGCGCGACGATCATCCTGCAGGGGTACATGGAGTCGGCCGAAAGGTTCCGGGCGGACGGCCCGGTATCAGGAAAAGAGTAA